The Glycine max cultivar Williams 82 chromosome 12, Glycine_max_v4.0, whole genome shotgun sequence genome window below encodes:
- the LOC102662440 gene encoding uncharacterized protein — MAKVIRHETNFNHDIYTIEVVGTKISITIKATAFVVKKWLSAKLYFCRHHVYLKQLVVGLGVQFTPGPSDFIPSPADTLQLCVKKRYLIFQLTRLRRFLCEPSHTFVGF; from the coding sequence ATGGCCAAAGTCATCCGCCATGAAACCAATTTCAATCATGACATCTACACCATCGAGGTCGTCGGAACTAAAATCTCTATCACCATCAAGGCCACTGCCTTCGTCGTCAAAAAGTGGCTCTCCGCCAAGCTCTACTTCTGTCGCCATCACGTCTACCTGAAGCAGCTCGTCGTCGGTCTTGGCGTCCAGTTTACTCCCGGTCCCTCTGACTTCATTCCTTCACCTGCGGACACATTACAACTTTGCGTCAAGAAGCGCTACTTGATTTTCCAACTCACTAGACTCCGTAGATTCCTCTGTGAACCTTCTCACACCTTCGTTGGATTCTAA
- the LOC100781179 gene encoding O-fucosyltransferase 1 — protein sequence MRRTGFHRRQSGGGSGFKGMIVKLSVAAVVLLICTLSLFFSSTGTSSNLQSNYRSEIRLEELWSNADSGGWRPSSAPRTHWPPPPNESNGYLRVRCNGGLNQQRSAISNAVLAARIMNATLVLPELDANSFWHDDSGFHGIYDVEHFIKTLRYDVKIVESIPENQKNGKKKKIKPFQLRPPRDAPISWYTTDALKKMKEHGAIYLTPFSHRLAEEIDNPEYQRLRCRVNYHALRFKPHIMKLSQSIVEKLRAQGPFMSIHLRFEMDMLSFAGCFDIFTPEEQQILKKYREENFAPKRLVYDERRAIGKCPLTPEEVGLILRALGFDNSTRIYLAAGELFGGDRFMMPFRSLFPRLENHSSVENSEELAENTRGLAGSAVDYMVCLLSDIFMPTYDGPSNFANNLLGHRLYYGFRTTIRPDRKSLAPIFIDRENGRTAGFEEAIRKVMLKTNFGEPHKRVSPESFYTNSWPECFCQTSTQNPADKCPPNDILNIMNDELQKTETDANSTIS from the exons ATGAGGAG AACTGGCTTTCACAGGAGGCAAAGCGGAGGAGGCTCAGGATTCAAAGGAATGATTGTGAAGTTGTCGGTTGCTGCTGTGGTGCTCTTGATCTGCACGCTCTCATTGTTCTTCTCCTCAACAGGAACTTCTTCCAATCTTCAATCCAACTATCGCTCCGAG ATCCGTTTAGAAGAGCTTTGGAGCAACGCAGATTCCGGCGGTTGGCGGCCTTCGTCTGCTCCGAGAACTCATTGGCCCC CTCCTCCGAATGAGAGCAACGGCTATTTGCGTGTTCGATGTAACGGTGGCCTGAATCAGCAGCGTAGTGCG ATTTCTAATGCTGTTCTTGCTGCGCGAATCATGAATGCTACACTTGTGCTACCTGAGTTGGATGCAAACTCTTTTTGGCACGACGACAG CGGTTTCCATGGTATCTATGATGTTGAACATTTCATCAAAACACTGAGGTATGATGTAAAGATTGTTGAAAGCATTCCAGAGAATCAGAAAAAtggcaaaaagaagaaaataaagccATTTCAG CTTCGCCCTCCTAGAGATGCTCCTATAAGTTGGTATACTACTGATGCtctgaagaaaatgaaagaacatGGTGCCATCTATCTTACTCCCTTTTCACATCGCTTAGCTGAAGAAATTGACAATCCTGAGTACCAAAGGTTGAGGTGTAGAGTCAACTATCATGCTTTAAGATTCAAGCCACATATCATGAAGCTAAGTCAATCAATAGTTGAAAAGCTACGTGCACAAGGTCCCTTTATGTCCATACATCTTCGGTTTGAGATGGACATGTTGTCATTTGCTGG ATGCTTTGATATATTTACACCTGAGGAGCAACAGATTTTGAAGAAGTATCGAGAAGAAAATTTTGCACCTAAAAGACTTGTCTATGATGAAAGAAGGGCTATTGGGAAATGCCCTTTGACTCCTGAGGAG GTTGGTCTTATTTTGCGTGCATTGGGTTTTGACAATTCTACCAGGATATATCTTGCAGCTGGTGAATTGTTTGGTGGGGATCGATTTATGATGCCATTTCGAAGTTTGTTCCCTCGACTTGAAAATCATTCTTCTGTTGAAAACTCTGAAGAGCTTGCCGAAAACACTAGGGGATTGGCAGGTTCTGCTGTGGATTACATGGTCTGTCTTCTTTCTGACATTTTCATGCCAACTTATGATGGCCCAAGCAACTTTGCCAACAATCTCCTTGGACATCGCCTTTATTATGGCTTCCGGACTACTATCAGACCTGATAGAAAATCTCTTGCCCCTATCTTCATCGATAGGGAGAATGGGCGAACGGCTGGTTTTGAGGAAGCTATTAGGAAAGTCATGCTCAAAACAAACTTTGGAGAACCTCATAAGCGCGTTTCTCCAGAGTCTTTCTATACTAATTCTTGGCCTGAGTGCTTCTGCCAAACATCTACACAGAACCCGGCAGACAAATGTCCCCCAAATGACATTTTAAATATCATGAATGACGAATTACAGAAAACAGAGACCGACGCAAATTCTACAATATCTTGA
- the LOC100780638 gene encoding septum-promoting GTP-binding protein 1 — MSHFGRKLSRSSTVRRRFHHRVSLLQRCLLRVLHRILLCSGSKATNATYSMLPPALPSPPPPVSSDGELGREEMDLSSSAVFQTHDLDSDLVSLKISLLGDCQIGKTSFLAKYVGDEKEQQGNQREGLNQMDKTLVVEGARISYCIWEVQGDGKSEDQLPMACMDSVAILIMFDLTSRCTLNSVVGWYKEARKWNQTAIPVLIGTKFDDFIQLPIDLQWTIANEARKYAKALNATLFFSSATYNINVNKIFKFITAKLFDLPWTVERNLTVGEPIIDF, encoded by the exons atgTCCCATTTTGGTCGGAAACTCAGCCGCTCCTCCACCGTCCGGCGACGGTTCCACCACCGCGTTTCCCTGCTCCAGCGGTGCCTCCTCCGCGTCCTCCACCGCATCCTCCTCTGCTCCGGGAGCAAGGCCACCAATGCCACGTATAGCATGCTGCCGCCGGCATTGCCCTCTCCGCCGCCGCCGGTGAGCTCCGACGGCGAGCTTGGCCGTGAAGAGATGGACCTTTCTTCGTCGGCGGTGTTTCAGACCCATGACTTGGACTCTGATTTGGTTTCCTTGAAGATCAGCTTGTTGGGGGATTGTCAAATTGGAAAAACCAGCTTTTTG gcGAAATATGTTGGGGATGAAAAAGAGCAGCAAGGGAACCAGAGGGAAGGGTTAAATCAGATGGACAAGACTTTGGTTGTTGAAGGAGCACGTATATCGTATTGTATCTGGGAAGTACAag GTGATGGAAAATCAGAAGACCAACTCCCAATGGCTTGTATGGACTCCGTGGCAATTTTGATTATGTTTGATCTAACAAGTCGATGCACATTAAACAG TGTCGTGGGATGGTACAAAGAAGCCAGAAAATGGAATCAG ACGGCAATTCCAGTGTTGATTGGAACCAAGTTTGATGATTTCATTCAGCTCCCTATTGATTTGCAATGGACCATCGCCAATGAG GCAAGAAAATATGCAAAGGCCCTCAATGCCACCTTGTTCTTTTCAAGTGCAACCTACAACATCAATGTGAATAAGATCTTCAAGTTCATCACTGCTAAACTCTTTGACCTACCATGGACAGTGGAGAGGAATCTAACTGTTGGGGAACCCATCATTGACTTCTAA
- the LOC100802782 gene encoding glutamate receptor 3.4 isoform X2 produces the protein MENDVVAVVGPVSSGIAHVISHVVNELHVPLLSFGATDPTLSALQYPYFVRTTQNDYFQMYAIADFVDYYRWKKVIAIYVDDDNGRNGVSVLGDAMSKKRAKISYKAAFPPEAKESDISDLLNEVNLMESRVYVLHVNPDHGLAIFSIAKRLRMMDSGYVWIATDWLPSVLDSLDSPDTDTMDLLQGVVAFRHHIPDTDLKKSFLSRLKSQRDNETVSFNSYALYAYDSVWLAARALDAYLNEGGNVSFSSDPKLRDTNGSMLQLASLRTFDGGPQFLKTILGMNFTGLSGQVEFDMDKNLVHPAYDILNIGGSGSRRIGYWSNHSGLSVIAPEVLYEKKSSKTSLKSNQELYSVIWPGEATTTPRGWVFPNNGQPLRIAVPNRVSYTDFVSKSKNPPGVQGYCIDVFEAALKLLNYPVPRQYILFGNGERNPSYNELVEQVAQNNFDAVVGDVTIVTNRTRIVDFTQPFMPSGLVVVVPVEKKSSPWSFLEPFTAQMWLVTGAFFLFVGTVVWILEHRHNPEFRGSPRKQLITVFWFSFSTMFFSHRENTVSGLGRLVLIIWLFVVLIINSSYTASLTSILTVQQLSSQIEGIDSLISSTQPIGIQDGSFARKYLIDDLNIAESRIVTLKNMEDYIDALQRGPKAGGVVAVVDELPYIEVLMSRTDCKFTTVGQEFTKSGWGFAFQRDSPLAVDLSTAILQLSESGDLQRIHDKWLNKKECATVDANSNKLALTSFWGLFLICGIACVIALIIFFARIFCQYNKFSPEPEKTDKEMQPVRSRRPSRTRSLKKLMVFVDRREADIKEILRENKKRRHSIG, from the exons ATGGAGAATGATGTGGTTGCTGTTGTTGGTCCAGTGTCATCTGGAATAGCTCATGTCATATCTCATGTTGTTAATGAACTCCATGTGCCTCTTCTATCGTTTGGGGCAACTGACCCCACTCTATCTGCTCTACAATACCCATATTTTGTCCGCACTACTCAGAACGACTATTTTCAGATGTATGCAATTGCAGACTTTGTTGATTACTACAGATGGAAGAAGGTGATTGCCATCTATGTAGATGATGACAATGGGAGGAATGGAGTTTCTGTATTGGGCGATGCAATGTCAAAGAAACGTGCCAAGATCTCTTACAAGGCTGCTTTCCCTCCTGAAGCCAAAGAAAGTGACATCAGTGACTTGTTAAATGAAGTGAACTTAATGGAATCGCGGGTCTATGTTCTACACGTGAATCCTGATCATGGTTTAGCAATTTTCTCCATTGCCAAGAGGCTAAGAATGATGGACAGTGGTTATGTTTGGATTGCAACAGATTGGCTTCCTTCAGTGCTGGATTCCTTAGATTCACCTGATACTGACACAATGGATCTCTTGCAAGGTGTTGTGGCGTTTCGTCATCACATTCCTGATACTGATCTCAAGAAGAGTTTTCTCTCCAGGTTGAAAAGCCAAAGAGACAATGAGACTGTGAGCTTCAATTCTTATGCACTTTATGCATATGATTCTGTTTGGTTAGCAGCTCGCGCCCTCGATGCTTATCTCAATGAAGGTGGAAATGTATCTTTCTCCAGTGACCCTAAGTTGCGTGACACAAATGGAAGCATGCTGCAGTTAGCATCGCTTCGTACCTTTGATGGTGGTCCACAGTTTCTCAAGACAATTTTGGGAATGAACTTCACTGGTTTGAGTGGGCAAGTTGAGTTTGACATGGACAAGAATTTAGTTCATCCAGcctatgatattttaaatatcgGTGGTAGTGGATCCCGTAGAATTGGTTATTGGTCTAATCACTCCGGTCTATCAGTTATAGCTCCTGAAGTTTTATATGAGAAAAAATCATCTAAGACTTCTTTAAAGAGCAATCAAGAGCTGTACAGTGTGATATGGCCAGGAGAGGCCACAACTACACCAAGGGGATGGGTGTTTCCCAACAATGGACAGCCACTCAGGATAGCAGTGCCGAACCGAGTGAGCTACACGGATTTTGTTTCTAAAAGCAAGAACCCTCCAGGGGTACAAGGCTATTGCATTGATGTCTTTGAAGCAGCCTTAAAATTGTTGAATTATCCTGTCCCGagacaatatatattatttggaaATGGTGAAAGGAATCCTAGCTACAACGAGCTTGTGGAGCAAGTTGCACAGAAT AACTTTGATGCAGTTGTTGGAGATGTTACAATTGTTACAAATAGGACAAGGATTGTGGATTTTACTCAACCTTTCATGCCATCAgggcttgttgttgttgttcctgTGGAGAAGAAGTCAAGCCCTTGGTCTTTCCTTGAGCCGTTCACTGCTCAAATGTGGTTGGTCACTggtgctttctttcttttcgtTGGGACTGTTGTGTGGATTCTTGAGCACCGGCACAATCCTGAGTTTCGTGGTTCTCCGAGGAAACAACTTATAACAGTGTTTTG GTTTAGTTTCTCAACAATGTTTTTCTCACACA GGGAGAACACTGTGAGTGGACTTGGGCGATTGGTGCTAATAATATGGCTCTTTGTGGTGTTGATCATAAATTCAAGCTACACAGCTAGCTTGACATCTATCCTCACTGTGCAGCAACTGTCATCACAAATTGAAGGAATTGACAGCTTGATCTCAAGTACTCAACCAATTGGAATTCAAGACGGGTCATTTGCACGCAAGTATCTGATAGATGACCTTAATATAGCTGAATCTAGGATAGTTACATTGAAAAACATGGAGGATTATATTGATGCCCTTCAGCGTGGTCCTAAAGCTGGAGGGGTTGTGGCAGTTGTTGATGAGCTTCCTTATATTGAGGTCTTGATGTCCAGGACTGACTGTAAGTTCACAACTGTTGGGCAGGAGTTCACTAAAAGTGGATGGGGATTT GCATTCCAAAGGGACTCTCCCCTTGCTGTTGATTTGTCAACTGCCATCCTTCAACTCTCTGAGAGTGGGGACCTGCAAAGGATTCATGACAAATGGCTTAATAAAAAGGAGTGTGCAACCGTTGATGCTAATTCAAACAAACTAGCTCTGACAAGCTTCTGGGGCCTCTTTCTTATATGTGGCATTGCTTGTGTCATTGCcctgattattttttttgctagaATCTTCTGTCAATACAACAAATTCAGCCCCGAGCCTGAGAAGACCGACAAGGAAATGCAACCAGTCAGGTCTAGACGTCCTAGCAGAACTCGTAGCCTCAAGAAGTTGATGGTATTTGTAGATAGAAGAGAAGCAGATATCAAAGAGATACTtagggaaaacaaaaaaaggagacACAGCATTGGATAA
- the LOC100802782 gene encoding glutamate receptor 3.4 isoform X1 — protein MVMGRTLFILVLCLWIPLEVVGRKEPFYSPTTVNSTVSSRPKVVKFGALFNMDSVIGRSALPAIMAAVKDVNSSTSILPGIDLQVILHDTNCSAFLGTMEALQLMENDVVAVVGPVSSGIAHVISHVVNELHVPLLSFGATDPTLSALQYPYFVRTTQNDYFQMYAIADFVDYYRWKKVIAIYVDDDNGRNGVSVLGDAMSKKRAKISYKAAFPPEAKESDISDLLNEVNLMESRVYVLHVNPDHGLAIFSIAKRLRMMDSGYVWIATDWLPSVLDSLDSPDTDTMDLLQGVVAFRHHIPDTDLKKSFLSRLKSQRDNETVSFNSYALYAYDSVWLAARALDAYLNEGGNVSFSSDPKLRDTNGSMLQLASLRTFDGGPQFLKTILGMNFTGLSGQVEFDMDKNLVHPAYDILNIGGSGSRRIGYWSNHSGLSVIAPEVLYEKKSSKTSLKSNQELYSVIWPGEATTTPRGWVFPNNGQPLRIAVPNRVSYTDFVSKSKNPPGVQGYCIDVFEAALKLLNYPVPRQYILFGNGERNPSYNELVEQVAQNNFDAVVGDVTIVTNRTRIVDFTQPFMPSGLVVVVPVEKKSSPWSFLEPFTAQMWLVTGAFFLFVGTVVWILEHRHNPEFRGSPRKQLITVFWFSFSTMFFSHRENTVSGLGRLVLIIWLFVVLIINSSYTASLTSILTVQQLSSQIEGIDSLISSTQPIGIQDGSFARKYLIDDLNIAESRIVTLKNMEDYIDALQRGPKAGGVVAVVDELPYIEVLMSRTDCKFTTVGQEFTKSGWGFAFQRDSPLAVDLSTAILQLSESGDLQRIHDKWLNKKECATVDANSNKLALTSFWGLFLICGIACVIALIIFFARIFCQYNKFSPEPEKTDKEMQPVRSRRPSRTRSLKKLMVFVDRREADIKEILRENKKRRHSIG, from the exons ATGGTTATGGGGAGAACACTGTTCATCTTGGTTTTGTGCTTGTGGATTCCCTTGGAAGTGGTGGGAAGGAAAGAACCTTTTTATTCACCTACCACTGTGAATTCCACTGTTTCTTCTAGACCGAAGGTTGTGAAGTTTGGTGCCCTCTTTAATATGGATTCTGTCATTGGAAGATCAGCGTTACCTGCAATTATGGCTGCTGTTAAGGATGTTAATTCTAGCACCAGCATTCTCCCTGGCATTGATCTGCAAGTTATTTTACATGATACCAATTGCAGTGCTTTTCTTGGAACAATGGAAG CTCTGCAGTTGATGGAGAATGATGTGGTTGCTGTTGTTGGTCCAGTGTCATCTGGAATAGCTCATGTCATATCTCATGTTGTTAATGAACTCCATGTGCCTCTTCTATCGTTTGGGGCAACTGACCCCACTCTATCTGCTCTACAATACCCATATTTTGTCCGCACTACTCAGAACGACTATTTTCAGATGTATGCAATTGCAGACTTTGTTGATTACTACAGATGGAAGAAGGTGATTGCCATCTATGTAGATGATGACAATGGGAGGAATGGAGTTTCTGTATTGGGCGATGCAATGTCAAAGAAACGTGCCAAGATCTCTTACAAGGCTGCTTTCCCTCCTGAAGCCAAAGAAAGTGACATCAGTGACTTGTTAAATGAAGTGAACTTAATGGAATCGCGGGTCTATGTTCTACACGTGAATCCTGATCATGGTTTAGCAATTTTCTCCATTGCCAAGAGGCTAAGAATGATGGACAGTGGTTATGTTTGGATTGCAACAGATTGGCTTCCTTCAGTGCTGGATTCCTTAGATTCACCTGATACTGACACAATGGATCTCTTGCAAGGTGTTGTGGCGTTTCGTCATCACATTCCTGATACTGATCTCAAGAAGAGTTTTCTCTCCAGGTTGAAAAGCCAAAGAGACAATGAGACTGTGAGCTTCAATTCTTATGCACTTTATGCATATGATTCTGTTTGGTTAGCAGCTCGCGCCCTCGATGCTTATCTCAATGAAGGTGGAAATGTATCTTTCTCCAGTGACCCTAAGTTGCGTGACACAAATGGAAGCATGCTGCAGTTAGCATCGCTTCGTACCTTTGATGGTGGTCCACAGTTTCTCAAGACAATTTTGGGAATGAACTTCACTGGTTTGAGTGGGCAAGTTGAGTTTGACATGGACAAGAATTTAGTTCATCCAGcctatgatattttaaatatcgGTGGTAGTGGATCCCGTAGAATTGGTTATTGGTCTAATCACTCCGGTCTATCAGTTATAGCTCCTGAAGTTTTATATGAGAAAAAATCATCTAAGACTTCTTTAAAGAGCAATCAAGAGCTGTACAGTGTGATATGGCCAGGAGAGGCCACAACTACACCAAGGGGATGGGTGTTTCCCAACAATGGACAGCCACTCAGGATAGCAGTGCCGAACCGAGTGAGCTACACGGATTTTGTTTCTAAAAGCAAGAACCCTCCAGGGGTACAAGGCTATTGCATTGATGTCTTTGAAGCAGCCTTAAAATTGTTGAATTATCCTGTCCCGagacaatatatattatttggaaATGGTGAAAGGAATCCTAGCTACAACGAGCTTGTGGAGCAAGTTGCACAGAAT AACTTTGATGCAGTTGTTGGAGATGTTACAATTGTTACAAATAGGACAAGGATTGTGGATTTTACTCAACCTTTCATGCCATCAgggcttgttgttgttgttcctgTGGAGAAGAAGTCAAGCCCTTGGTCTTTCCTTGAGCCGTTCACTGCTCAAATGTGGTTGGTCACTggtgctttctttcttttcgtTGGGACTGTTGTGTGGATTCTTGAGCACCGGCACAATCCTGAGTTTCGTGGTTCTCCGAGGAAACAACTTATAACAGTGTTTTG GTTTAGTTTCTCAACAATGTTTTTCTCACACA GGGAGAACACTGTGAGTGGACTTGGGCGATTGGTGCTAATAATATGGCTCTTTGTGGTGTTGATCATAAATTCAAGCTACACAGCTAGCTTGACATCTATCCTCACTGTGCAGCAACTGTCATCACAAATTGAAGGAATTGACAGCTTGATCTCAAGTACTCAACCAATTGGAATTCAAGACGGGTCATTTGCACGCAAGTATCTGATAGATGACCTTAATATAGCTGAATCTAGGATAGTTACATTGAAAAACATGGAGGATTATATTGATGCCCTTCAGCGTGGTCCTAAAGCTGGAGGGGTTGTGGCAGTTGTTGATGAGCTTCCTTATATTGAGGTCTTGATGTCCAGGACTGACTGTAAGTTCACAACTGTTGGGCAGGAGTTCACTAAAAGTGGATGGGGATTT GCATTCCAAAGGGACTCTCCCCTTGCTGTTGATTTGTCAACTGCCATCCTTCAACTCTCTGAGAGTGGGGACCTGCAAAGGATTCATGACAAATGGCTTAATAAAAAGGAGTGTGCAACCGTTGATGCTAATTCAAACAAACTAGCTCTGACAAGCTTCTGGGGCCTCTTTCTTATATGTGGCATTGCTTGTGTCATTGCcctgattattttttttgctagaATCTTCTGTCAATACAACAAATTCAGCCCCGAGCCTGAGAAGACCGACAAGGAAATGCAACCAGTCAGGTCTAGACGTCCTAGCAGAACTCGTAGCCTCAAGAAGTTGATGGTATTTGTAGATAGAAGAGAAGCAGATATCAAAGAGATACTtagggaaaacaaaaaaaggagacACAGCATTGGATAA